The following coding sequences are from one Shewanella eurypsychrophilus window:
- a CDS encoding glycerol-3-phosphate dehydrogenase/oxidase, with amino-acid sequence MDRVDLVIIGGGINGAGIAQCAAAAGYRVLLLEKGTVGGETSANSSKLIHGGLRYLEGGHISLVKNSLTERRTLLRLAPHLVKAIPFYIPVYATSQRNQWIIRAGLTAYSVLSEFDPLGRFRSLPVEEWGQLSGLKLQGLTAVFQYWDAQTDDKALTKAVMRSAVDLGVQSIEYAQCEGIVHKPDYCEVNYIHQGNQVSLKAACVINAAGPWVNDIIDCVIPPMGKQEVDLVQGTHLLLDIPAPDGILYLESCFDNRVIFVMPWKQKTLIGTTETLLPELNGKPESTREECNYLLGIYLHYFSNFDSIEALESLVIETLCGVRVLPKESANSFDRTRESFIKTSITHPRLLTLYGGKLTTFRATAKEAVQWLEVTLGKKVAIADVDKLPIL; translated from the coding sequence ATGGATAGAGTTGATCTAGTTATCATTGGCGGAGGGATCAATGGTGCAGGTATAGCCCAATGCGCCGCAGCTGCAGGATATCGTGTACTACTGCTTGAAAAAGGAACGGTTGGCGGAGAAACTTCTGCTAATTCGAGTAAGCTGATCCACGGTGGTTTGCGCTATCTTGAAGGCGGTCATATATCTCTAGTTAAAAACTCTTTGACAGAGCGACGTACATTATTGCGGTTAGCGCCACACCTAGTAAAAGCCATTCCTTTTTACATTCCTGTTTATGCAACAAGTCAACGTAACCAATGGATAATTCGCGCAGGCTTAACAGCCTATTCAGTGCTGAGTGAGTTCGACCCATTAGGTAGGTTTAGAAGCTTACCTGTTGAGGAGTGGGGCCAGCTTTCAGGATTGAAATTGCAAGGGCTAACTGCAGTTTTTCAGTATTGGGATGCCCAAACTGATGATAAAGCCTTGACTAAAGCTGTGATGAGATCGGCTGTGGATCTTGGTGTTCAATCCATTGAATATGCACAATGTGAAGGGATAGTGCATAAGCCTGACTACTGTGAGGTTAATTATATTCATCAAGGTAATCAGGTTTCACTTAAGGCTGCGTGTGTTATTAATGCAGCGGGCCCTTGGGTGAATGATATTATTGACTGCGTTATTCCCCCAATGGGTAAACAAGAGGTTGATCTGGTTCAAGGGACACATCTATTGCTGGATATCCCTGCTCCAGATGGCATTTTGTATTTAGAGTCTTGTTTCGATAATCGAGTTATATTTGTGATGCCTTGGAAGCAAAAAACCTTGATTGGCACGACTGAAACCCTCTTACCTGAGCTAAATGGCAAACCAGAGTCGACTCGAGAGGAATGCAATTATTTATTGGGCATTTATCTGCATTACTTTTCGAACTTTGACAGTATCGAAGCGCTAGAGTCATTAGTCATTGAAACACTCTGTGGTGTCAGGGTTTTGCCAAAAGAGAGTGCCAATTCTTTCGATCGCACACGAGAGAGTTTTATAAAGACCAGCATCACTCATCCTAGATTGCTGACACTATATGGTGGGAAACTCACCACCTTCAGAGCAACGGCAAAAGAGGCTGTTCAGTGGTTAGAGGTAAC
- a CDS encoding MarR family winged helix-turn-helix transcriptional regulator, producing the protein MSKTQDLNPLSLDNQVCFSLYSAANAMVRAYRPLLNELDLTYPQYLAMMVLWQHQGISVKTLGDKLHLDSGTLTPLLKRLESKGWISRGRSETDERVRVLHVTDSGTALKELAAKIPQQMRCKLGADAESFTELKTLCDQAYQVLSAEK; encoded by the coding sequence TCACTCGATAATCAAGTCTGTTTTTCTCTCTATAGTGCGGCCAATGCTATGGTGAGAGCCTATCGTCCTTTATTGAATGAATTAGACCTGACTTACCCTCAATATTTAGCCATGATGGTACTTTGGCAGCATCAAGGCATTAGTGTGAAAACGTTAGGGGATAAGTTGCACCTTGATTCCGGGACCTTAACGCCCTTATTAAAGCGTCTTGAGTCTAAGGGCTGGATAAGCCGTGGTCGAAGTGAAACTGATGAAAGAGTTCGGGTGCTACATGTGACCGACTCGGGGACTGCACTTAAAGAACTTGCAGCAAAAATTCCACAGCAGATGCGATGTAAGCTAGGTGCTGACGCTGAAAGCTTTACTGAGCTCAAAACACTCTGTGATCAAGCTTACCAAGTATTAAGTGCTGAAAAATAA